One Spinacia oleracea cultivar Varoflay chromosome 4, BTI_SOV_V1, whole genome shotgun sequence DNA segment encodes these proteins:
- the LOC110777249 gene encoding reticulon-like protein B11, translated as MGESHTNRRISVHQALGAGPVADVLLWRKRCGSIALLVSSTSLWILFERAGYNPLTFVANVLLLLVVILFFWAKSASLLNRPLPPVPDLEVSEKSIEQAADVIRVWVNRGLAVGHEIAVCGNLRVLFQVAALLWLISFIGSLCNFVTFVYIGFLLTLSVPVLYDKYQSRIDEKLQVACRIIESGYRKVDATVLRKIPVSLYKKKKTQ; from the exons ATGGGCGAATCTCATACGAATCGTCGCATTTCTGTTCATCAAGCTCTCGGCGCTGGCCCTG tgGCAGACGTGCTATTATGGAGAAAACGTTGTGGGAGTATTGCATTGCTAGTTTCATCAACATCATTGTGGATTCTTTTTGAACGTGCTGGTTATAATCCTCTAACTTTCGTCGCTAATGTGCTTTTACTCCTTGTTGTCATCCTGTTTTTCTGGGCCAAATCCGCTTCTCTTCTCAATAG ACCTCTTCCACCTGTCCCTGATTTGGAAGTATCTGAGAAGTCGATCGAGCAGGCGGCAGATGTGATTCGAGTTTGGGTTAATCGTGGATTGGCTGTTGGTCATGAGATTGCCGTTTGTGGGAATTTGAGGGTTCTTTTTCAG GTTGCGGCATTGTTATGGTTGATTTCGTTTATTGGTAGTTTGTGCAATTTCGTCACTTTTGTCTATATTG GATTCCTTCTTACTCTATCGGTTCCAGTGTTATACGACAAGTACCAAAGCCGTATTGATGAAAAGCTGCAAGTGGCATGTAGAATCATTGAATCAGGTTACAGAAAGGTTGATGCAACTGTTTTGAGAAAGATCCCAGTTTCATTGTACAAGAAGAAGAAAACTCAGTAG
- the LOC110777246 gene encoding uncharacterized protein — protein MSTGQARAVLEGDLQIVAVADKPSTVAALPPRPPASGGSSNNALVEYTRPRFKEEEEDLEIKLRRILENVPVRVSNTSGSSAGSGSGDFHQYRQMRRKEQDRLVRIEVDYQRRKEVAEFEYRREQRLKAAEEQSSKKRAKRQKKKQKKKEKRSKLNAGGGEEHQKEGVSDDSGDSDNGEKTADD, from the exons ATGTCGACGGGTCAAGCGAGGGCGGTGTTAGAAGGGGACTTACAGATAGTTGCGGTGGCAGATAAGCCGTCGACAGTGGCTGCTTTGCCGCCCAGACCACCTGCAAGTGGTGGTTCGTCGAACAACGCGCTCGTGGAGTACACTCGCCCTCGCTTtaaagaagaagaggaagatttGGAGATAAAACTACGTCGTATTCTCGAGAATGTTCCTGTTCGTGTTAGTAACACTTCCGGTAGTTCTGCTGGTTCCGGCTCCGGTGATTTCCACCAG TATCGGCAAATGAGGCGGAAAGAGCAAGACAGACTTGTGAGAATTGAGGTTGACTATCAAAGAAGGAAAGAGGTAGCAGAATTCGAATATAGAAGAGAACAAAGACTGAAAGCTGCCGAAGAACAATCATCAAAAAAGCGTGCAAAACGTCAAAAGAAGAAGCAGAAAAAGAAGGAGAAGAGAAGCAAACTTAATGCCGGTGGAGGAGAGGAGCATCAGAAAGAGGGTGTTTCCGATGACAGCGGAGATTCTGATAATGGTGAGAAGACAGCGGACGATTGA